A region of Selenomonadales bacterium 4137-cl DNA encodes the following proteins:
- a CDS encoding 4Fe-4S binding protein, translating to MGHLGNGKSDVFRALAARLDRNPVGAPYNETLMHILHIMYTDKEAAVGSQFPPGFTNLDKLAAQTGLPLAELAAILENMAAKGLVVDIPRRGKALYSLSPLVIGFFEYTFMRTGGPLPLGELASLFERYHHERGVAEEFFGGETKIFQTWAYESALPADIATEVLDYEKASAMIRAAGTGALSMCYCRHQARHRGTACGAPVEDVCTSLGGAAEWLIRRGFARPAGVDELLGVLDRTEALGLVHLADNVANKPAFVCHCCGCCCGVLRTINEQGVMAVHPSNFIARIDMARCTACGLCARRCHVRAITVAPPSAAVDPARCLGCGVCAKSCPQGAITLSRRDLARTPPRDKLEQMTRIAKEKGKL from the coding sequence ATGGGCCATCTGGGAAACGGCAAAAGCGACGTCTTCCGCGCCCTCGCCGCCCGCTTGGACAGAAACCCCGTCGGCGCTCCTTATAACGAAACCCTCATGCACATCCTCCACATCATGTACACCGACAAGGAAGCGGCCGTCGGCAGCCAGTTCCCGCCGGGCTTCACCAACCTCGACAAGCTGGCGGCGCAAACCGGCCTGCCGCTGGCCGAACTCGCCGCCATCCTCGAAAACATGGCCGCCAAAGGTCTCGTCGTCGATATCCCGCGCCGCGGCAAGGCGCTCTACTCCCTCTCGCCCCTCGTCATCGGCTTCTTCGAATACACCTTCATGCGCACCGGCGGCCCGCTGCCCCTGGGCGAGCTGGCGAGTCTGTTCGAGCGCTATCACCACGAACGTGGCGTCGCCGAAGAATTCTTCGGCGGCGAAACGAAGATCTTCCAGACCTGGGCGTACGAGAGCGCCCTGCCGGCGGACATCGCCACCGAGGTCCTCGACTACGAAAAAGCGTCCGCTATGATCCGCGCCGCCGGCACGGGCGCCCTGTCGATGTGCTACTGCCGCCACCAGGCCCGCCACCGGGGCACCGCCTGCGGCGCCCCGGTAGAAGATGTCTGCACCTCGCTCGGTGGAGCGGCCGAATGGCTCATCCGCAGAGGCTTCGCCCGTCCGGCCGGCGTCGACGAATTGCTCGGCGTCCTCGACCGCACCGAAGCCCTCGGCCTAGTCCACCTCGCCGACAACGTCGCCAACAAGCCCGCGTTCGTCTGCCACTGCTGCGGCTGCTGCTGCGGAGTGCTCCGCACTATCAACGAACAGGGCGTCATGGCCGTTCACCCCAGCAACTTCATCGCCCGCATCGACATGGCGAGATGCACCGCCTGCGGCTTATGCGCCCGGCGCTGCCACGTCAGGGCGATAACGGTCGCGCCGCCGTCCGCCGCCGTCGATCCCGCACGCTGCCTCGGCTGCGGCGTCTGCGCCAAAAGCTGCCCGCAGGGAGCGATAACCCTGTCCCGCCGCGACTTGGCCCGCACCCCTCCCCGGGATAAGCTGGAACAAATGACGCGGATCGCAAAGGAAAAAGGCAAACTATAG
- a CDS encoding MBL fold metallo-hydrolase — MELRLVRHATHIVNMGGVKLLVDPVLSPAGAMPPIDNSPNPLRNPLVGLPINESDLAAVDGILCTHTHRDHFDAAAAERLPKELPVFCQPADEAKFRDFGFVKVTAVGDTAEWRGVSLTRTGGRHGSGELAERMGPVSGYVLRCPGEPTLYIAGDTVWCPEVAAALAEHRPEVIVLFAGAAQFLSGGPITMGTADIAAVCAAAPAARVMVVHMEAFNHCLLTRPLLREFLEREGLAAQVTVPADGASVKL; from the coding sequence ATGGAATTACGCCTAGTGCGGCATGCGACCCATATTGTGAACATGGGCGGGGTTAAGCTGCTCGTCGATCCGGTTCTCAGTCCGGCGGGAGCGATGCCGCCTATTGACAATTCCCCGAATCCCCTCCGGAATCCTCTTGTCGGGCTGCCGATAAATGAAAGCGATCTGGCGGCGGTGGACGGGATATTATGCACTCACACCCACCGCGACCATTTCGACGCCGCGGCGGCCGAACGGCTGCCCAAGGAGCTGCCGGTTTTTTGCCAGCCGGCCGACGAGGCCAAGTTTCGGGATTTCGGCTTTGTGAAGGTGACCGCTGTCGGGGATACGGCCGAATGGCGGGGCGTTTCCCTGACCCGGACCGGCGGCCGCCACGGCAGCGGCGAGCTGGCCGAGAGGATGGGGCCGGTGTCGGGCTATGTGCTCCGCTGCCCCGGCGAGCCCACACTCTATATCGCCGGCGACACCGTGTGGTGCCCGGAGGTGGCCGCGGCCCTGGCCGAGCACCGGCCAGAGGTGATCGTGCTTTTCGCCGGGGCGGCGCAGTTTTTGAGCGGCGGGCCGATAACGATGGGCACGGCCGACATCGCGGCCGTGTGCGCGGCGGCCCCGGCGGCGCGGGTAATGGTGGTGCATATGGAGGCTTTCAACCATTGCCTGCTTACCCGTCCCCTTCTGCGGGAATTCCTCGAGCGGGAAGGGCTGGCGGCACAGGTGACGGTGCCGGCGGACGGCGCTTCGGTGAAACTGTAA
- a CDS encoding divergent polysaccharide deacetylase family protein has protein sequence MFKSSKTRLVLLLLVLGALILYLNVPDKKAKETVVPKDKLYTIEKTGAGAVADYSATAQRIHSAVDKGLAGAKLDSRKVQEERREAPRTAVEGKIRWHARQLALPADSQPDAVKRALSGQLVNTGGEVLATEQDKYEGQAATRVDVGIRDTLGGDPLTLITDRIFIPLPQKPERPTPPKPTGHGNLAIIIDDFGYSGEMVAAFAAMPRPVTFSVLPYRPHSGEAASRALSAGHEVMLHLPMEPMAASEQSEASTIKVTMSDQEIRDITAKALKAVPGIIGVNNHQGSRATSDRRVMNAVLGVLKANNLFFVDSRTSAQSIAYDAARRAGLRSGMNEVFLDGRNEGDYIKGQLRTAARLAVREGSAIAIGHARPATAVALREMIPELEATGVKLVYASQLVR, from the coding sequence ATGTTCAAATCCAGTAAAACGCGCCTGGTTCTGCTGCTGCTGGTGCTCGGCGCCCTTATTCTTTATCTCAATGTGCCGGACAAGAAGGCCAAGGAGACGGTGGTTCCCAAGGACAAGCTTTATACGATCGAAAAAACCGGCGCCGGAGCGGTGGCCGATTATTCGGCAACCGCCCAGCGTATCCATTCCGCCGTGGATAAAGGCCTGGCCGGGGCCAAGCTGGACTCCCGCAAGGTTCAGGAGGAGCGTCGCGAAGCGCCGCGCACGGCGGTGGAAGGCAAAATCCGCTGGCATGCCCGCCAGCTTGCACTTCCGGCCGATTCCCAGCCTGACGCCGTGAAGCGGGCGCTGTCCGGGCAGCTTGTGAACACCGGCGGCGAGGTGTTGGCGACAGAGCAGGATAAATACGAGGGGCAGGCGGCCACCCGCGTGGATGTAGGCATCCGCGACACGCTTGGCGGCGATCCGCTGACGCTTATCACCGACCGGATATTCATCCCGCTGCCGCAAAAGCCCGAACGGCCGACGCCGCCTAAGCCGACAGGCCACGGCAACCTGGCGATCATCATCGACGACTTCGGCTACAGCGGCGAGATGGTGGCCGCTTTTGCCGCCATGCCGCGCCCGGTGACGTTCTCCGTCCTGCCGTACCGGCCCCACAGCGGCGAGGCGGCTTCACGGGCCCTGAGCGCCGGACACGAGGTGATGCTTCATCTGCCGATGGAGCCGATGGCGGCATCCGAACAGTCGGAGGCCAGCACGATCAAGGTAACGATGAGCGATCAGGAGATCCGCGATATTACGGCCAAGGCCCTCAAGGCGGTGCCGGGGATAATCGGCGTCAATAATCACCAGGGTTCGCGGGCGACGTCCGACCGCCGGGTGATGAACGCGGTGCTGGGTGTCCTCAAGGCCAATAATCTCTTTTTCGTAGACAGCCGCACCAGCGCGCAATCGATAGCTTACGACGCCGCCCGCAGGGCGGGGCTGCGCAGCGGGATGAACGAAGTTTTTCTCGACGGCAGAAACGAGGGCGATTATATTAAAGGCCAGCTTAGGACCGCCGCCCGCCTGGCGGTTAGGGAAGGGAGCGCCATCGCTATCGGCCACGCCCGGCCGGCGACCGCCGTCGCCCTGCGCGAGATGATTCCCGAACTGGAGGCTACCGGCGTGAAACTGGTTTACGCCTCCCAACTGGTTCGGTAA
- a CDS encoding Lrp/AsnC family transcriptional regulator, with translation MLDDTDLAIIRLLRENSRLQWKEIGAAVHLTGQAVAARVRALEEAGVITGYSAGVDAAKIGQPLTAFVTVFMASADHAAFHRFLENEQSITAAHRVSGDGCYWLRADLASHDELNALLQKILRHGNYRLHLSIGRIK, from the coding sequence ATGCTTGACGACACCGATCTGGCCATCATCAGGCTCCTCAGGGAAAACTCCCGCTTACAGTGGAAAGAGATCGGTGCGGCCGTTCACCTCACCGGCCAGGCCGTCGCCGCGCGGGTCAGGGCCCTGGAGGAAGCGGGCGTCATCACCGGTTATTCCGCCGGGGTAGATGCCGCCAAAATCGGTCAACCGCTGACCGCCTTCGTCACCGTATTCATGGCCAGCGCCGACCATGCCGCCTTCCACCGCTTCCTCGAAAACGAACAATCCATCACCGCCGCCCACCGGGTCAGCGGCGACGGTTGCTACTGGCTGCGGGCCGACCTCGCCTCTCACGACGAGCTCAACGCCCTGCTCCAAAAAATTCTCCGCCACGGCAACTACCGCCTCCACCTCTCCATCGGCCGCATAAAATAA